The Chryseobacterium aureum genome contains a region encoding:
- a CDS encoding alpha/beta fold hydrolase → MKTIRKISAVSLLCLTLFTVVTMSCTEENEPPTMQETQNTNHQNAKTQFINVKGDAVAYRILGNQDGIPLVLLPGLGGSMDDWDPAVTDGLAKKYKVIIFDNKGVSSSKGTTPNTVQAMADDAVEVIKALNLSKVNIMGFSMGGFIAQRIVLTNPALINKVILTGTGPQGAIGLSNLPNIVAGTAGLSPEASFLKFGFTESAQSIAEGKASYKRIQLRTADRDLPLNDAASNSQFTAVLTWAQPNADALTEIKQIKNPVLIVHGENDLPVSVQNAKNMAQNLDHAELVIFPDSGHASFYQYHDIFVAKAIEFLGK, encoded by the coding sequence CAATCAGAAAAATCTCAGCCGTTAGCTTACTATGCCTAACTCTTTTTACCGTAGTCACCATGTCATGTACGGAAGAAAATGAGCCTCCCACGATGCAGGAGACACAGAACACCAATCACCAAAATGCCAAAACCCAATTCATAAACGTTAAAGGAGATGCTGTGGCCTACCGTATTTTAGGAAACCAAGACGGAATTCCCCTGGTTCTTCTTCCGGGTCTGGGAGGATCAATGGATGATTGGGACCCTGCTGTCACAGACGGATTGGCAAAAAAGTATAAAGTGATTATCTTCGACAATAAAGGCGTTTCTTCCTCAAAGGGAACCACTCCGAATACCGTTCAGGCAATGGCTGATGATGCCGTTGAGGTTATCAAAGCACTGAATCTGAGTAAAGTAAATATCATGGGATTTTCCATGGGAGGCTTTATTGCACAGAGAATCGTGCTCACCAATCCGGCTCTTATCAATAAGGTTATTTTAACAGGCACCGGCCCTCAAGGGGCAATCGGATTGTCTAACCTTCCTAATATTGTGGCAGGAACAGCAGGATTGAGTCCTGAAGCTTCCTTTTTGAAATTTGGATTTACAGAATCTGCCCAAAGTATTGCGGAGGGAAAAGCATCTTATAAAAGAATTCAACTTCGCACAGCCGATAGGGACCTTCCCTTGAATGATGCAGCTTCCAATTCGCAGTTTACTGCTGTTCTAACGTGGGCTCAGCCCAATGCTGATGCGCTTACGGAAATTAAACAGATCAAGAATCCCGTATTGATCGTTCACGGAGAGAATGATCTTCCGGTTTCCGTTCAGAATGCTAAAAATATGGCTCAGAATTTAGACCATGCAGAACTGGTAATTTTTCCGGATTCAGGACATGCTTCTTTCTACCAGTACCATGATATTTTTGTAGCAAAAGCCATTGAATTCCTTGGAAAATAA
- a CDS encoding VOC family protein — MTFTSLRIISKDIKAAVAFYEQAIGLNAKWYTEDFAELSRDSITIAIGSTRTMQLFSEGLTGFRGTQSTIIEFLVKDVDREYERIKGIGADIIQEPTTMPWGNRSLLFSDPDGHMINFFTPVSAEAVQKFL; from the coding sequence ATGACATTTACCTCATTAAGAATAATCAGCAAAGACATCAAAGCGGCAGTAGCATTTTATGAACAGGCCATTGGATTAAATGCCAAATGGTACACAGAAGATTTCGCAGAACTCTCTAGAGATTCCATTACCATTGCCATCGGAAGCACGAGGACAATGCAATTATTTTCCGAAGGTCTTACCGGTTTTAGAGGAACACAATCCACGATTATTGAATTTCTGGTTAAAGATGTAGACAGAGAATATGAGAGAATTAAAGGTATTGGAGCTGATATCATTCAGGAACCTACAACAATGCCATGGGGAAACAGATCACTTTTATTTTCTGATCCGGATGGTCATATGATTAACTTTTTTACGCCTGTGAGTGCAGAAGCTGTACAGAAATTCCTTTAA
- a CDS encoding DUF4249 domain-containing protein, whose translation MKNTFYIILSLFIVTSCEKEIDLDLNDQSGNIVIEGNITNKPGPYTVKITKSVGFSEPNQYPAVAGAQVVLSDDTGQTETLQYTGNGIYQTTTFTGEPGRTYTLKVQAEGKQYTAQSKMPDVVYFDGLEQSSFKFGDKTTYTLLPIFTDPMPLGNRYLFTFTINDLTKKYMNTFSDNVNNGLVNQQPLILPNDDNKGRDHEVVPGDKIHVEMQCIDNNIFTYYSSLIQISGGNGGTATPANPPSNISNGALGYFSAHTTDTETFVIEQTTTP comes from the coding sequence ATGAAAAATACATTTTATATCATATTATCGCTGTTTATCGTAACTTCCTGTGAAAAAGAAATCGATCTTGATCTGAACGATCAGAGCGGAAACATTGTCATCGAAGGAAATATCACCAACAAACCAGGACCTTATACGGTAAAAATCACAAAATCTGTAGGATTTTCAGAACCGAATCAGTATCCGGCTGTAGCGGGTGCACAGGTAGTTCTGAGTGATGATACGGGGCAAACCGAAACCCTTCAATATACCGGAAACGGAATATACCAGACCACAACGTTTACCGGAGAACCCGGCAGAACCTATACCCTAAAAGTACAGGCTGAAGGAAAACAGTATACCGCACAGAGCAAAATGCCGGATGTGGTGTATTTTGACGGATTGGAACAAAGCTCTTTTAAATTTGGCGATAAAACCACCTATACCCTTTTACCGATTTTCACAGATCCCATGCCCCTGGGAAACCGTTATCTATTTACCTTTACGATCAATGATCTCACCAAAAAGTACATGAATACCTTTTCAGACAATGTGAACAACGGATTAGTCAATCAGCAGCCCCTGATTCTTCCTAATGATGATAATAAGGGCAGAGACCATGAAGTGGTACCAGGAGATAAAATTCATGTAGAAATGCAGTGCATAGACAACAACATATTTACGTATTACAGCTCATTGATTCAGATTTCCGGAGGAAATGGAGGAACCGCTACTCCGGCCAATCCGCCCAGCAATATCAGTAACGGAGCGTTGGGATATTTTTCAGCCCATACAACAGATACAGAAACTTTCGTCATTGAACAGACGACAACTCCATAA